In Magnetococcales bacterium, the DNA window GAGCCCGGTGATGCTGTCACCCTCCCGGAGCACTTCCACGCTACCGGTCTGATAGCGCATCTCCACTCCTTCGGCTTTGGCTTCATCAAACTCAAAATCGGAGCAGTTCATCTCCTCCCGGGAGACCCCTGAAAGCAGGGTTGCCTTGGAGCCCAGACGCAGAGCCAGGCGGGCCACATCCATGGCCACATCGCCGTCACCGATCACCACCACATGTTTGCCGATGGTCATCGACTCCCCTTCGACTTCAAAAGTCTTTAAAAAGTCGATGGCGTTGGTCGCACTCGGTCCGTCAGCTCCGGGAATGGGCAGATTGCGTCCGGTTTGGGCACCCACTCCGAGAAAAACCGCACCATACTCCTGGCGCAGCTGTTCCAGGGTGATATCCCGACCGATGCGAACCCCGGTACGGACTTTGACCCCCAGATCCAGGATGCGCTGGATTTCGGCATCCAGCACTTCCCGTTTGACCCGGTAGCCCATGATGCCATAGCGCATCATGCCCCCGAGCTTGTCATTGGCTTCGAAGAGGGTGACTTCGTGGCCTTTCAAAGCGAGCTGATAGGCACAGGAGAGCCCCCCCGGTCCCGATCCAACGACCGCTACTTTGTGTCCGGTGGTTTGAAGGGGTTTTTCAAAGCCCAGATTTTTTTCCAGGGCATACTCGCCGATCACCTGCTCCACGGCGTTGATACCGATGGTCTGGTCTCGATATTGCCGATTGCAGGCGTCCTGGCAGGGGGCGGGGCAGACCCGGCCCATGACCGCTGGAAAGGGGTTGGTGAGGGTGAGACGCCGGAAGGCCGCCTCCCAGGGATCTTCGGATTTCCAGGTTCCCCGGATGAGATTATGGTAGCCGCGAATGTCCTCTCCGGCTGGGCAGCCGTTGGTGCAGGGGGGAACCCTGTCAACATAGGTGGGACATTTGCCGCTCTGATCGCCATAGGCCACGATGCGATTCAGGCCGCTCTCCACCGAAAAGGGTTCGAAGGACCAGTTTTTGGCCGTATCGTGTATCGGATTGTGTTGGGTCATGGCGCAGCCCCCTAAAACCGAATGTGGGCAGACTGGTTGAAGGAGACCCGCGCATGGCGGTAGTTGTCAATCATGCTGGCATCGAAGGGGAGGTTGGCTTCTTGGAAAAAGCGTTTCCAACCGATGCGATCGATCCACTCACCCACCCGTTCCCAATCTCTGCCTCCGGCTTTGTATGCGCCCAAAATATTTTTCAATACTTCGGTCACCTCAGGCCAGCGGGGGGGATTGTTGGGGAGGCCGTGGGCGACCAGCTTCATGTTGGTGGGTTTGGTGCGGGCATTGGAGTTTTTACCCCCCACCCAGATGGCGAGCTTGGAGTGGTCGGGATGGTTGATCTCCATGGCCGGGCAGGCTCCGAAGCAGGCGCCGCAATAGATGCACTTTTCTTCCACCACCATGAGAGAAGGCTTGCCATTGACCGTGGTGGGACGAATCGCTGCGACCGGGCAACGAGCCACAGTAGAGGGCATCTCACAGACGTTGGCCAGAATGTCGTGATTGATGCGGGGGGGGCGGGTGTGTTGCACCACGATGGCGATATCCGCCTGACCGCCGCAGTTGATTTCGCAGCAGGAGGTGGAGAGGCGTACCCGGTTGGGCATCTCTTCGGTGACAAACTCCTGGAACAGCTCGTCCATGATGGATTTCGCTACACCGGATGCGTCGGTTGCCGGAATGTCGCAGTGGAGCCACCCTTGGGTGTGGGCGATGGCTCCCACCGAGTTGCCGGTGCCGCCCACTGGATGGCCGAACGCCTCCAGCTCTTTGATCAGGGGGGCGACGTTGCCTTCGTTGGGAGTCATGAACTCCACGTTGTTGCGTACTGTCCAGCGCAAAAAGCCGTCGGCATATTTATCTGCCAGGTCGCACAGGCGGCGAATGATATCCACTGTCACCTGGCGATGGGTGGCAGCGCGCACGGTATAGAGTACATCGCCGCTATGGGCGACATGTTTGAGAACCCCTTGCCGGGGGCGCTCGTGATATTTCCACTGACCGTAATTTTTCTTCGAAACCGGGTGGAGGCAGTCGTCAAATTCCCGGGGGCCGTTCTCGATGGTTTGCCAGGACCGTTTGGTAGCCATGGGTCGTTTCTCCTTGTATGGAATGCTGGGGCGTGTGGTCCGATCCTATGCGGCGGCACCGGGATGGGTGATCTCTGATTTGAAGTAGGGATTGTCCCGGGGGTGGGAAACCATATCAATCTGAGCTTCCAAGCCCACGGCCTTGAGAAATTCCTGGATGCCGACCCGTTCGATACATTCACCGATGCGTTCGTGATCCAGGCCATTTTCAGCCCAATAGTCGATAATTTCATCCACCAGATCGATAAAGGCATCCACCTCTTCGGGGGTGTCCAGCTTCATGAAGGGCACCATCACCGAGCCCATCATGTTGCCCACCTTCAGGTGGCCCTTACCCCCTACCAGCAAGGTGACGCCACGCTCTTTACCCGGAGAGAGGGCTTTGGGCATGACGTTCAGGCAGTGCATGCAGCGCACGCAGTCCCGATTGTCGATGACCAGTTTTTTGCCTTCCAGGGTGATGGCGTTGGTGGGACAACGGGTAACCACGTTGTTGACCACATAGTCGAGCCCCTTGGCGTCGACAAAAGCGGCCACTTCGGCTTCATCCACCTGGATGTCATCCTTCCAGGTGCCGATCACCGAAAAGTCGCTCCGTTGAATGGAGTTGGTGCAGTCATTGGGGCAGCCGGAAAATTTAAATTTGGATTTGTAGGGGAGCTGGGGACGGTGGGTGAGGTCGGCGTAATATTTAAGCACC includes these proteins:
- the dsrB gene encoding dissimilatory-type sulfite reductase subunit beta; the protein is MATKRSWQTIENGPREFDDCLHPVSKKNYGQWKYHERPRQGVLKHVAHSGDVLYTVRAATHRQVTVDIIRRLCDLADKYADGFLRWTVRNNVEFMTPNEGNVAPLIKELEAFGHPVGGTGNSVGAIAHTQGWLHCDIPATDASGVAKSIMDELFQEFVTEEMPNRVRLSTSCCEINCGGQADIAIVVQHTRPPRINHDILANVCEMPSTVARCPVAAIRPTTVNGKPSLMVVEEKCIYCGACFGACPAMEINHPDHSKLAIWVGGKNSNARTKPTNMKLVAHGLPNNPPRWPEVTEVLKNILGAYKAGGRDWERVGEWIDRIGWKRFFQEANLPFDASMIDNYRHARVSFNQSAHIRF
- the dsrA gene encoding dissimilatory-type sulfite reductase subunit alpha; protein product: MAMGDSKPQQKDQALELNPTPMLDELEKGPWPSFIKGFKETAQRSGNTMIRGVLDQLNYSYETRMGYWKGGVVGVHGYGAGVISRYSMITDKFPEAAEFHTVRIQPAPGLHYSAKALREMCDIWEKYGSGLMSMHGQTGNLQLQGIRAEDVQECFDEVNKVGWDLGGAGATVRTGASCVGPARCEQACYDTLSAHRTVLKYYADLTHRPQLPYKSKFKFSGCPNDCTNSIQRSDFSVIGTWKDDIQVDEAEVAAFVDAKGLDYVVNNVVTRCPTNAITLEGKKLVIDNRDCVRCMHCLNVMPKALSPGKERGVTLLVGGKGHLKVGNMMGSVMVPFMKLDTPEEVDAFIDLVDEIIDYWAENGLDHERIGECIERVGIQEFLKAVGLEAQIDMVSHPRDNPYFKSEITHPGAAA
- a CDS encoding NAD(P)-binding protein, which produces MTQHNPIHDTAKNWSFEPFSVESGLNRIVAYGDQSGKCPTYVDRVPPCTNGCPAGEDIRGYHNLIRGTWKSEDPWEAAFRRLTLTNPFPAVMGRVCPAPCQDACNRQYRDQTIGINAVEQVIGEYALEKNLGFEKPLQTTGHKVAVVGSGPGGLSCAYQLALKGHEVTLFEANDKLGGMMRYGIMGYRVKREVLDAEIQRILDLGVKVRTGVRIGRDITLEQLRQEYGAVFLGVGAQTGRNLPIPGADGPSATNAIDFLKTFEVEGESMTIGKHVVVIGDGDVAMDVARLALRLGSKATLLSGVSREEMNCSDFEFDEAKAEGVEMRYQTGSVEVLREGDSITGLKCIQMRRKEKGEKDWNHPIPFFRYAPDAGSEFNLDVDMVVASIGQTTDMSGLEETTNDSPWLHVDQNYQIRGMAGVFGGGDAVKITLLTTAVGHGRKAAEGIDLYLQGKPLPRPTRPDVIKYEKLKSDFFPMLPQMKRRVKHPEIVKGNWDETLQALSKELAQAESRRCMSCGLCFECNQCMLFCPQHAIVAFKGNPEGEVMFTHYDKCVGCHICSEICPTGYIDMGMD